In uncultured Bacteroides sp., the following proteins share a genomic window:
- a CDS encoding TolC family protein encodes MKYKLFSIIVFSCFFFAFPLHAQEHDITDMTSEDYIKLKLPPLDSLFENAKKNPLIQIHDTKKEEELGLLSKEKKSWLKYFSVGTSYHYGIQAYTSGYSDSATPVYYQYNNNATNYYNVGGSVSIPLDDLFDRKRRIKNQKLLVKESEYIKEQKNDELKQQIIELYTAVLSNLSILKLKAEYMAFAKAQYQVVENEFINGKVEASLLSDRKKIQLEAATEYETTRALLNSSLLRLEVLTRTSIINKK; translated from the coding sequence ATGAAATACAAACTATTTTCCATCATTGTTTTTTCTTGTTTTTTCTTTGCATTTCCATTACATGCTCAGGAACATGACATTACAGATATGACGTCTGAAGATTATATAAAATTAAAGCTTCCCCCACTGGATTCTTTATTTGAAAATGCGAAGAAAAATCCGCTTATACAAATCCATGATACAAAGAAAGAAGAAGAACTAGGACTACTTAGTAAAGAAAAGAAAAGTTGGCTTAAATATTTTTCTGTAGGAACATCGTATCACTATGGAATACAAGCATACACGTCCGGTTATTCCGACTCTGCAACACCAGTTTACTATCAGTACAATAATAATGCAACGAATTATTATAATGTTGGTGGTTCTGTATCAATTCCATTGGATGACTTATTTGATCGTAAAAGAAGAATAAAGAATCAAAAACTTCTGGTTAAAGAAAGCGAATATATAAAAGAGCAAAAAAATGATGAATTGAAACAACAAATTATTGAGCTTTATACAGCTGTTTTATCAAACCTCTCTATCCTGAAACTAAAAGCCGAATATATGGCATTTGCCAAAGCACAATATCAGGTAGTTGAAAATGAATTTATAAACGGAAAAGTAGAGGCAAGCTTATTGAGCGACAGAAAAAAAATACAATTAGAAGCTGCAACTGAATATGAAACTACGCGAGCTCTTCTTAATAGTTCTCTTTTAAGACTAGAAGTGCTTACAAGAACTTCAATAATCAATAAGAAATAA
- a CDS encoding sugar transferase → MQYLVYIGTHKKTIAHFSQLYNGEMKVAANNFEATKWLSQCSNKKPIIILFEKGILKKDLADISYLHNKFYHTYIVLITDKLEKEESFLYLKSGICNTLSPNETEQNFEQTLNFIINRQHQFQTALQDKNLIKHFHLPLWKRVFDIIFSSIAILCLSPLLLLVAIAIRIESEGPIVYKSKRVGSNYRIFNFLKFRSMYTNADKRLKEFNNLNQYKSDANLETGEKTSSEEQQIETDEVILVSDDYVIPEKEYIAQKSIEKENSFVKLENDPRITKVGHFIRKYSIDELPQLINILKGDMSIVGNRPLPLYEAELLTSDEYIDRFMAPAGLTGLWQVEKRGDAGKMSAEERKLLDIQYAKSYSFCIDIKIILKTATAFIQKENV, encoded by the coding sequence ATGCAATACCTCGTATATATAGGTACACACAAAAAAACAATCGCACATTTCAGCCAATTATATAATGGTGAAATGAAAGTAGCGGCAAATAACTTTGAAGCAACCAAATGGTTATCTCAATGTAGTAATAAAAAGCCTATTATAATTCTTTTTGAGAAAGGAATCTTAAAAAAGGATTTAGCGGATATCTCCTATCTGCATAATAAGTTTTATCACACCTATATTGTCCTTATCACAGACAAATTAGAAAAAGAAGAAAGCTTTCTCTATCTAAAAAGTGGTATATGTAACACGTTGTCTCCCAATGAAACAGAACAGAATTTTGAGCAAACACTCAATTTTATTATTAATAGACAGCATCAATTCCAAACTGCTCTTCAGGATAAAAATCTAATCAAGCATTTTCATTTACCCTTGTGGAAAAGAGTATTCGACATTATTTTCTCAAGCATCGCTATCCTTTGTCTTTCTCCGTTGCTTCTACTGGTTGCTATTGCTATTCGGATAGAAAGTGAAGGTCCCATTGTATATAAATCTAAGCGTGTAGGCAGCAACTATCGCATTTTTAATTTTCTGAAGTTTCGTTCCATGTATACCAATGCCGATAAGCGACTTAAGGAATTTAACAACCTTAATCAATACAAGAGTGATGCCAATCTGGAAACCGGAGAAAAAACGTCATCAGAAGAACAGCAGATAGAAACAGATGAAGTAATATTGGTATCAGATGATTATGTTATTCCCGAAAAAGAATACATTGCTCAAAAAAGCATTGAAAAAGAAAATTCATTTGTAAAGCTAGAAAACGATCCACGCATCACAAAAGTGGGCCATTTCATTCGTAAGTACAGTATTGACGAACTACCTCAATTGATAAATATCCTGAAAGGAGACATGTCTATTGTGGGTAATCGTCCTCTCCCACTCTACGAAGCCGAGTTGCTTACCAGTGACGAATATATAGACCGTTTTATGGCTCCTGCGGGGCTTACCGGACTATGGCAAGTAGAAAAACGAGGAGATGCGGGGAAAATGTCTGCCGAAGAACGCAAGCTTTTAGATATACAATATGCCAAAAGCTACTCTTTTTGCATAGATATAAAAATTATTTTAAAAACAGCTACTGCGTTTATTCAGAAAGAAAATGTATAA
- a CDS encoding response regulator transcription factor: MKKKILLIDDKESIAKVISIYLSAEFELIYFENPIKAIAWLQEGNIPDLIISDIRMPEMRGDEFLHYIKSNALFSPIPVIMLSSEESTSERIRLLEEGADDYILKPFNPMELKIRIKKIIKE; this comes from the coding sequence ATGAAAAAAAAGATATTATTAATTGACGATAAAGAATCTATTGCGAAAGTCATTTCTATCTATCTGTCAGCAGAATTTGAACTTATTTATTTTGAAAATCCCATTAAGGCTATCGCATGGTTACAGGAAGGAAACATTCCCGATCTTATTATCTCAGATATCAGAATGCCGGAAATGCGTGGAGATGAATTTTTACATTATATTAAATCCAATGCATTATTCAGCCCTATACCTGTTATTATGTTGTCAAGTGAAGAAAGTACTTCAGAAAGAATCAGATTACTGGAAGAAGGAGCCGACGATTACATCCTTAAGCCATTCAATCCTATGGAACTAAAAATCCGTATAAAAAAAATAATTAAGGAATAG
- a CDS encoding LruC domain-containing protein, with amino-acid sequence MRISHSKISAILFFFILITSTYSCKEDYYDPYYKAPSPFTGVPDNFDWSTITSINLTINVNDEYNGQYYYVVEVFDDNPILNTNATLLAKGVAKQTEAFTSEVNFPQALQTIYIRQTAPNGLKTVQERIIDSKNITINFAGNASTSTKSSSVSHASTRSVTTPTYQGVREGATAIDLNSLSQVLTAGKSYVITGGTYSGSITFWGGATTTLFIEGEWNVPPEQAAFQSGLEIVILKGGKVHFHNSTQVLQGNDVHLFIMNGGIFNPEKESVSLNFSTSGGSVYNFGELNLKQLKLNGGIFYNNSTTSISEFNQAGTIENHSVLNLETINSTYGLTINNYLTMSVTGNATCGGSTIINRGTLSFDSFDSSYSLLLDNYCNITTNKDINVSGGTINLHNSTSFSGTNFYPKGCVINMDAFSILDVTGTTKFDSWSSLTGTGTGSDYALARLKKVICNGSQSVIYNGNLELECSDHTANGKNDNVYTLNPPAHMVSYGSPTVLIPSGECTGKGSYPQGTPPSDPTFPIEVPTSSVYSYAIEDYWPAYGDYDMNDLVIKSSFTSTNKKNWITSLTINATLLAVGGTKKLGAAFQLDKISADNVTSVSVESDSPGNRLNGTVFTLNSNGIEAGQSKAVIPLFDEAHHFILNNSSERYYMINTSDKGEYITPKNVKITINFKNNTVNSSDIAVKYLNYFVVTDAKSENRKEVHLVGYSPTNKATTSYFGGGPQNIPSNNDLSLNDVYYRGTDNLIWGLMIPGTFNYPLETESILNAYPQFKSWATSGGTANQDWYSSSNANNAYIYTIN; translated from the coding sequence ATGAGAATAAGCCACTCCAAAATATCAGCTATTTTATTCTTCTTTATATTGATTACATCAACATATAGTTGTAAAGAAGATTATTACGATCCGTATTATAAGGCACCTTCTCCTTTCACAGGCGTTCCTGATAACTTTGACTGGTCTACAATTACCTCTATCAATCTTACTATAAATGTGAATGACGAATATAATGGGCAATATTACTATGTAGTTGAAGTTTTTGATGACAATCCCATATTAAACACAAATGCTACTTTACTGGCTAAAGGCGTAGCAAAGCAAACTGAAGCATTTACTTCCGAAGTAAATTTTCCACAAGCACTTCAAACAATTTACATACGTCAAACCGCCCCAAACGGATTAAAAACGGTACAAGAACGAATAATCGATTCAAAAAACATAACAATTAATTTTGCAGGCAATGCATCTACATCAACAAAATCGTCATCAGTAAGCCATGCTTCAACCAGGTCAGTTACTACTCCAACCTATCAGGGTGTCAGAGAGGGAGCTACAGCTATTGATTTAAATTCATTATCACAGGTATTAACTGCAGGAAAATCGTATGTAATAACCGGAGGCACCTACTCTGGTAGTATTACTTTCTGGGGGGGAGCTACAACAACTCTTTTCATTGAAGGTGAATGGAACGTTCCTCCCGAACAGGCTGCCTTTCAAAGCGGACTTGAAATTGTTATACTAAAAGGAGGAAAAGTGCATTTCCACAACAGCACCCAAGTACTTCAGGGAAACGATGTTCATTTATTTATTATGAATGGCGGAATTTTTAATCCTGAAAAAGAATCAGTTAGTCTTAATTTTAGCACTTCTGGTGGAAGTGTGTATAATTTCGGAGAATTAAACCTCAAGCAACTAAAACTAAATGGGGGAATCTTCTATAATAATAGCACTACAAGTATTTCAGAATTCAATCAGGCTGGTACCATTGAGAACCATAGTGTCCTTAACTTGGAAACAATTAATTCAACTTACGGACTAACTATTAACAACTACCTAACCATGTCTGTTACCGGTAACGCTACTTGCGGTGGAAGTACTATAATAAACAGGGGAACATTAAGTTTCGATTCATTCGATTCCTCATATAGTTTATTATTAGATAATTATTGCAATATCACTACCAATAAGGACATTAATGTATCAGGAGGAACTATTAATCTACATAACAGTACCTCTTTCTCCGGCACCAACTTTTATCCTAAAGGTTGCGTTATCAATATGGATGCATTTTCTATACTCGATGTAACCGGAACAACTAAATTCGATTCATGGTCCAGCTTAACAGGTACAGGCACAGGTTCAGACTATGCGCTGGCACGCCTTAAAAAAGTAATATGTAATGGTTCTCAAAGTGTTATTTACAATGGCAACCTTGAATTAGAATGTTCAGATCATACAGCAAACGGAAAAAATGATAACGTATATACCCTCAACCCTCCGGCGCATATGGTGAGCTATGGTTCACCCACCGTTCTTATTCCTTCTGGTGAATGTACAGGTAAAGGAAGCTATCCGCAAGGTACTCCCCCTTCTGATCCTACTTTTCCAATTGAAGTTCCTACAAGCAGCGTGTACAGTTATGCCATAGAAGATTATTGGCCTGCATACGGAGATTACGATATGAATGACCTTGTTATAAAAAGCAGCTTTACTTCTACGAACAAAAAGAATTGGATTACCAGCCTGACTATAAATGCAACGCTACTAGCCGTAGGAGGAACCAAAAAACTTGGAGCAGCATTTCAGCTTGATAAGATTTCTGCAGACAATGTTACAAGTGTATCTGTTGAATCTGATTCTCCGGGAAACCGACTAAATGGTACTGTTTTTACATTAAATTCAAATGGAATTGAAGCCGGGCAATCAAAAGCCGTTATTCCTCTATTTGATGAAGCACATCATTTTATCTTAAACAATTCAAGTGAAAGGTATTACATGATTAATACCAGCGATAAAGGAGAATATATTACGCCAAAAAATGTAAAAATAACAATTAATTTCAAGAACAACACAGTAAACTCCAGTGATATAGCAGTTAAATACTTAAACTACTTTGTGGTAACTGATGCTAAGAGTGAGAATCGTAAAGAAGTGCATCTGGTAGGTTACTCACCAACAAACAAGGCTACTACCAGTTACTTTGGAGGCGGTCCTCAGAATATCCCGTCTAATAATGATTTATCATTAAACGATGTATATTACAGAGGAACAGATAATTTAATCTGGGGACTAATGATACCAGGTACTTTCAACTATCCTCTGGAAACAGAAAGTATACTCAATGCATATCCTCAATTTAAATCCTGGGCCACTTCAGGAGGCACAGCAAATCAGGATTGGTATAGTAGTTCAAATGCAAATAACGCATATATTTACACTATTAATTAA
- a CDS encoding LruC domain-containing protein, producing MKTTTKKVMALAIFSSTLLFSGCQKDLYDPEYVASKNGLITGVPSTFNWSTISSVNLTVNVDDQFLGQYNYVVEVFDQNPIIVSNAKLLTKGLAKQGQAFVATFTIPQALKTVYIRQTAPDGLKVVRSYDLSGSTLVCDFRATKTKSVATKSVVKKSSIADTTYPTPSNAIEINSTSSKKYNIEAGKSYVIKKGAVYDGDISFSWDDTKKFLYVEGEWKISSDIQLGNGTIVILQNEGKITFSKNAKLSIQGSSDSPGSLWIMQGGTLNPSKTANVNIYETNYGSCNNLGAMYVNDITLDSNTTLNNTGTIVATGTLGANNQESTITNDGKFTVETITFSSQPIINNNCYFKVNKTASLAGATCNLGGNSYLGTTTMKCGTGTTFNMSASSILEATESASFGSKDKIIGIGSDYAVAKFKKLTAGSGGLNISGNLEFECSDYTQNTDNDKYCTIVAPAQTVEYGSPTVAIASDPNGCTGPGSTPKVDPPKDTKYPLDVNLGTTYTYAMEDLWPNYGDYDMNDIVLAITPKYTLNSAAYVKSMTMDVDLKAVGATKSLAAAIQLDNVAKENVTGITYSVQSTDGSVFEVGSNMVEVDQAKAVIPLFDDAHGFLRSSGITNTIKSGSSVPNKTVTITITFADNTVTSANISDIQNALNFFIVTDKKKTTRTEIHLRGFKATDHVNKSLFGTGVDNSSKKSYSSIDNLVWGMVIPTDFNYPTENTNIQNAYPNFRSWAISDGQNNQDWYITPASGLTY from the coding sequence ATGAAAACAACGACAAAAAAAGTAATGGCCTTAGCCATATTCTCATCAACGTTGCTCTTCTCTGGATGTCAAAAAGACCTCTACGATCCAGAATATGTAGCGTCTAAGAATGGACTTATTACAGGAGTTCCATCAACTTTTAACTGGTCTACCATTTCATCCGTTAATCTTACTGTGAATGTTGATGATCAATTTTTAGGTCAATATAATTATGTGGTTGAAGTTTTTGACCAAAATCCTATTATAGTTAGTAATGCCAAGTTATTAACAAAAGGTTTAGCCAAGCAAGGACAGGCATTTGTTGCAACATTCACAATACCACAAGCTCTTAAAACAGTATATATTCGCCAAACTGCTCCAGATGGATTGAAAGTCGTCAGATCTTATGATTTATCCGGTAGCACTTTAGTTTGTGATTTCAGAGCTACAAAAACAAAGAGTGTTGCAACTAAAAGCGTAGTTAAAAAAAGTTCTATCGCGGACACTACTTACCCAACACCTTCTAATGCAATTGAAATTAATTCTACTTCGTCTAAAAAATATAACATAGAGGCTGGAAAATCTTATGTTATAAAAAAAGGAGCCGTTTATGATGGAGATATAAGTTTTAGTTGGGATGATACTAAGAAATTTCTCTACGTTGAGGGCGAATGGAAAATAAGTTCAGATATTCAATTAGGAAATGGTACTATAGTAATTTTGCAAAACGAAGGGAAAATCACATTTAGCAAAAATGCAAAACTTAGTATACAAGGGTCGTCTGATAGTCCTGGCAGCTTATGGATTATGCAAGGTGGAACTTTGAACCCCAGCAAAACGGCCAATGTTAATATATACGAAACAAACTACGGTTCTTGCAATAACCTAGGAGCGATGTATGTAAATGATATAACATTAGATAGTAACACTACATTAAATAACACAGGAACAATAGTAGCTACCGGAACCTTAGGTGCAAACAATCAAGAAAGTACTATAACTAACGATGGGAAATTTACAGTAGAAACAATAACATTTTCCAGTCAACCAATCATAAACAACAATTGCTATTTCAAAGTTAATAAAACAGCTAGTCTTGCCGGTGCAACATGCAATTTAGGAGGTAATTCATATTTAGGAACAACAACCATGAAATGTGGTACTGGTACCACATTCAATATGTCTGCATCTTCAATATTAGAAGCAACAGAAAGCGCTTCTTTTGGTTCTAAAGATAAAATAATAGGAATTGGATCCGATTATGCCGTAGCAAAATTTAAAAAGCTTACAGCTGGTTCGGGAGGCTTAAACATAAGTGGTAATTTAGAATTTGAGTGCAGTGATTATACACAAAATACTGACAATGATAAATATTGTACAATAGTTGCACCAGCCCAGACTGTAGAATACGGATCACCAACAGTAGCAATTGCGTCTGACCCAAATGGTTGTACAGGTCCTGGAAGCACTCCTAAGGTAGATCCCCCAAAAGATACAAAATACCCGCTTGATGTTAATTTAGGGACTACCTATACTTATGCGATGGAAGATTTATGGCCTAATTATGGAGATTATGATATGAATGATATTGTTCTTGCTATTACACCTAAATATACTCTAAATAGTGCAGCTTATGTTAAATCCATGACAATGGATGTAGATTTAAAAGCTGTTGGTGCAACAAAATCTCTGGCAGCAGCAATACAATTAGATAATGTTGCAAAAGAGAATGTAACAGGCATAACTTATTCTGTACAATCTACAGATGGATCAGTTTTTGAAGTTGGCAGCAATATGGTTGAAGTTGATCAAGCAAAAGCTGTAATTCCTCTATTTGATGATGCTCATGGCTTTTTAAGAAGTTCAGGGATAACTAATACAATAAAAAGTGGAAGTTCTGTTCCAAATAAAACAGTGACTATAACGATAACATTTGCAGATAACACTGTAACCTCTGCAAATATTAGTGATATACAAAATGCATTAAACTTCTTTATTGTTACTGATAAAAAGAAAACTACCAGAACAGAAATCCATTTAAGAGGATTCAAAGCAACAGACCATGTTAACAAGAGTTTATTCGGCACCGGCGTTGACAATTCAAGTAAAAAAAGCTATAGCAGTATAGACAATTTGGTTTGGGGAATGGTTATTCCTACAGACTTTAATTATCCTACTGAAAATACAAATATTCAGAATGCTTACCCAAATTTCAGAAGTTGGGCTATTTCTGATGGGCAGAATAATCAAGATTGGTATATAACACCTGCTAGTGGATTGACTTATTAA
- a CDS encoding NAD(P)/FAD-dependent oxidoreductase: protein MSFNVPDIGKKRVVIVGGGFGGLKLANKLKNSGFQVVLVDKNNYHQFLPLIYQVASAGLEPSSIAFPFRKIFQRRKDFYFRWAEVEGVNSANNEIETSIGNLKYDYLVIAAGTETNFFGNKNIEDAALSMKTVEEAMTLRNVLLSNLEKSLTCEDIKEKQALQNIVIVGGGATGVEISGVLSEMKRFIIPKDYPDMDYHKVNVYLIEASPKLLGGMSPQSSANSEKFLREMGVNVQMTTKVLDYKDGKVILDNGIEIPTRTFVWVSGVKAVTFDNIESGMLGRGFRIKVDEFNRVNGLENVFAIGDVCLQTEKDYPNGHPQLAQVAIQQGSLLSSNLKRLEKGKEMNSFHYRDLGSLATVGRNKAVADFKQIKTHGWFAWAIWLVIHLRSILGIRNKVMVLINWVWSYLTYDQSIRLIMAAKRVKRPKKCC from the coding sequence ATGAGTTTTAATGTACCAGATATAGGTAAAAAGCGTGTTGTTATAGTAGGAGGTGGCTTTGGTGGACTTAAATTGGCTAATAAACTAAAGAATAGTGGTTTTCAGGTTGTGTTAGTTGATAAAAATAATTATCACCAGTTCTTACCTTTGATATATCAGGTGGCTTCGGCAGGACTGGAGCCTAGTTCTATAGCTTTCCCTTTCCGAAAGATTTTTCAGCGTAGAAAAGATTTTTATTTCCGTTGGGCGGAAGTTGAAGGTGTCAATTCAGCAAATAATGAAATAGAAACATCTATTGGCAATCTGAAATATGATTACCTGGTGATTGCTGCCGGAACAGAGACTAATTTCTTTGGCAATAAGAATATAGAAGATGCTGCTTTGTCCATGAAGACAGTGGAGGAGGCTATGACTTTACGTAATGTTCTGTTGTCGAATCTTGAAAAATCACTCACTTGTGAGGATATTAAGGAGAAGCAGGCGTTACAGAATATTGTGATTGTTGGTGGTGGTGCAACCGGAGTTGAAATTTCGGGTGTGCTTTCTGAAATGAAGCGCTTTATTATTCCAAAGGATTATCCTGATATGGATTACCATAAGGTGAATGTTTACCTTATTGAGGCTTCTCCGAAATTGCTGGGTGGTATGTCTCCTCAGTCGTCTGCCAATTCAGAGAAATTTCTTCGGGAGATGGGGGTGAATGTTCAGATGACTACCAAAGTGCTTGATTATAAGGATGGCAAAGTGATTCTTGATAATGGCATTGAGATTCCTACGCGTACTTTTGTATGGGTGAGTGGTGTGAAGGCTGTAACATTTGATAATATAGAGTCAGGTATGCTGGGCAGAGGATTCAGAATCAAGGTTGACGAGTTTAACCGGGTGAATGGATTGGAGAATGTTTTTGCGATTGGTGATGTTTGTCTGCAGACTGAAAAGGATTATCCGAACGGACATCCACAGTTGGCTCAGGTAGCTATTCAGCAGGGATCGTTGTTGTCTTCTAACCTGAAAAGACTAGAAAAAGGTAAAGAGATGAATTCTTTTCATTATCGTGATCTTGGATCTTTAGCTACAGTGGGTAGAAACAAAGCGGTAGCGGATTTCAAACAAATAAAAACCCATGGATGGTTTGCATGGGCTATCTGGTTGGTTATTCACCTGCGCTCAATTTTGGGAATCAGGAATAAAGTAATGGTTCTGATTAACTGGGTTTGGAGTTACCTTACCTATGATCAGTCTATCCGTTTGATTATGGCTGCAAAGAGAGTGAAAAGACCGAAGAAGTGTTGTTGA